In bacterium, the sequence GCCTGCGGTCTTCCGCGATCCGCCCTCGACTACAGCTCCGGTATGTCCCTGGGCGACTGCACCTTCTTCGGCCGCAAGGCCGGCCTCCACGCGGCGGACCGGGCCGCGAAGCAGACGCCGGCCTGACGCAGGACTAGCGCAGGGCGACGTCGGCCGTCGCCGCGGCGGGCGTGTACCAGATCGGGGAGGACCACGCGCGTTCCTGGATCGTCTGAGGAACCTCGTCGGTACAGCAGTACGCGTAGCCTGCCGGCACGGTGCCGGCGTCGCAGTCGACCCGGGCGTCGACGCAGGCCCATTGGGTCCAGCGGCAGCTCGGGACCTCGCGCAGCCGGGCGTAGTAGAAGGCGCGGACGTCCGGGTCGAAGTCCGGATCGGTCCAGACGGTGCACAGACTCGCGCGGCCGCTTCCCGTTCGCGCGCAGGTCGCCGTGTCGACGGAGGCGTCGCCGTCGCCGCCGACGACGGTGAGCACGGTTTCAAAGGTCGCGCCGTCGGCGACCCATCCCTTCACGATCTCGATCCGGTCCAGGTCCGCGCCGCTCTCGTGCGCGTCGCGGTCGGCCGCGACGAGGAAGCGCGGCGCGTCGGCGCCCGGCGGCGGCGTCGGAAGGTCGCTGCCCATCGGCACGCCGCGGGCGTAGCCTTTCGCGGCCAGGTTCGGGGCCTCGCACAGGTCGGCTTGGAAGTCCCATCCGCCGAAGAGGCGAAGCGTGGGCCGGGTGCCGCTCGTGGCGTAGGTCTCGCGCCGGTCGAAAGCGGAGAACACCGCATCGCGCGTGTTCTCCTCGGCCCAGGCGACCGCGAGCCCGCCCGGGTTGAGCGCGAGGACGTCCGGCGGCCCCGGCGTGTCGAAGACCTCGTTGCCCGGGAGGCCGGCGCCCCCGTGCCCCGGATGGCCGCGTTCGGCGACGAGGCCGGGGGTCCCGAGGTGGGTATCCGTGCTGCCGATCTGGCCGAAGGCGAGTGGGTTCACGCCGAGCTCCGCCTCGAGCTCGAGGCCGTGGGCGAGGGCGGTCCGCGTGTAGTCCATCGGGATCGGCGCGATCGCGCCCATGTGGTTCGCGGCCTTCTCGAAGCCGCAGCCTTCGTCGGTCACGCCGGGGAAGAGCGCGCACTCGGACTCGCCCTTGTGCTGCATCATCTCGACGAGCCGCTCGTAGCGCGCGCGGATCGGCGCCTCTTCGGCGGTGATCTCGCGTTCGATCTCGATCCCCGAGCGGAAGGCCGTGCCGCCGCTCCAGTTCGTGTTGTGGGGAATCGTGATCGCCTGGCAGCCGGGGATCCCGTCGCGGCAGGCCTCGTCGAGCCAACGCCACAGCTCGATCGCGAAGGGGCCGGTTTCGATCGTGCTCACGGGGACGCGCGGGACGAACTCGTTGCGGAAGATCACGTTGCGGTGGAGGTGGGCCGCCTTCGGTGCCGCGGTCCACTCGTAGGCGACGAGGCTCGTGAAGGCACAGGACGAGGAGCGGTCGTAGGCCTGCTCGGCGGCCGCGCGATGCTCCGACCAGACGACCTCGGCGGCGGCCAGACAGTCGACGTTGTCCTCGCCGCAGAAGGCCCAGCGCGTGCCGCCCATCGAGTAGGTGCCGTTGAACCAGAAGAAGGCGACCCGGGGCGCGGCGCGGTAGACGCGGCACGGAATCGAGTCGTAGCCCTCGAAGCCGGGCGTATTGCAGATGTGGACCTCGCCGATCTGTTCGGCGTGGTCGGTGACGCCGGCGAAGTCGAGGGGGCGCTCGAGCTGGACGCGCCGCATCGGGCGCCCGTCGTCCGTATAGGGCTGGATTCCGATCGCCTCGCCGCGCGCGAAGCGATAGGCGTCGGCCGGGGAGGTCCGGGTGTCCTGGGTCGAAGCGTCCTGGGAGCGTGCGGTGTGCACGTGGAGATCGCCGAAGAGCGGGCGGCGCTCGGGTCGGTAGTCGTCGCAGGGCTCCCGGGCTTCGGTGATCGCGTAGGGCCGCTCGCCCGACTCCGCGGGGACGAAGGAGGGCGGCGCGGAGTCGCCCGGGTCCGCGAGGATCGCGAGCATGCTCGCGCGATCCGTCTCGTCTCCGACGAAGGAGAGGGCGAAGAGACCGAGGGCAAAGACGATCAGGAGCGCGGCGCCGAGGGCGACACCGAGGAGGAGCGCGACACGGCGCATGCAGGACCTCTCTGGCGAGCGAGGAAGTCGGACGGCGCCGCGCCCTGCGCGGAGCCGCTTCGGTCGCCTCGTCGGGCGAACGCCCGGGACGCTACTTCACGCCCCGGAGCGATGCCGCCCGAGCGGTCGGGATTCCTGCGCGGGACCGACGGGCGTGCTGCGTCGGGTCGCCAAGACCGGCCGGATGGACGAAGATCGCGCGACCCGTGCGGGGACGCATCGCAATCGGGAGGACGTGCGTGGCAGGCGAGACGGCGAGGGGAGGATTTGCGCCTCGGGCGATGCAGGTGGGCGTGCTCACGGCGGCGCTCCAGGAGCTCACGCCGCGGGAGAAGCGCGACGCCGATCCGGATCTCGCCGTCGAGGAGTGGCTCGCCTTCGCCGCCGAGGTCGCTGCGGATTCGATCCAGCTCTCTTCGGCGCTCCACCCGGACGAGGCGGACGTCCCGCCGGAGGCGATGCTCGACCCGGTCGCGAATACGCTCGACCTGCGTGCGCCCCTCGACCGCTCACGGGCGGACCGGATCCTGTCCGCCGTGAGGCAGACGGGCGTCGAGATCGCAGACGTCGCGTTCTTCGACAACATGCTCCACGGGGATCCGGCGACCCGCCGGAAGAAGATGGACTTCATGCTGCGCGTCTTCGACGCGGCGGTCCTCCTCGAAACGCCCGCGGTCTGCGGCTTCGTCGGCAGGCATCCCGGCCGGACGATCGAGCAGAACCTGATCGACTTCGAGGAGAGCTTCGTCCCGCTCCTCCAGGAAGCGAAGGCACGCGGACTCGTCTACCGGATCGAGCAGTGTCCGATGCCCGGGTGGACCCTCGACGATTCGTTCCACAACAACATCGCGTACACGCCGGCGGCCTGGATCGAGCTCCACCGGATCTGCGAACGTCACGGCGTCGGCGACCCGCTGCGCATCCACTACGACCCGTCCCATGCGATCCTGATGGGGCAGGACACCCGCGCGATCTTCCAGTACCTGAAGGACGAGGGCTATGCGTTCCTGATCGACGGCTTCCACGTGAAGGGGCAGGTCGTCGATCCGAAGGGCCTCGCCGGTTGGGGCTACGGCGGGCAGACCTTCGGCCGAGGGGATCACGCGGGCGGCGAGCCCTCGGAAGATCCGGCCGACCAGGTCAACGCGTGGAAGAAGCAGACGGCGATCTGCGAGCACGAGCTGCCCGGGACCGCGCGCCACGACCCGCTCGCGTACCTGACGAATCGAAGCGTCGACTGGCTCGACCATCAGCTCGCGGCCCGCGAGCTCCTCGAGCTCGACTTCGAGAAGGCGCCACTGATCGTCGAGCACGAGTACGGGCCCGCGCGCGTCCAGGACCGCGAGGCCCTCGCGCCGATCCTGAAGGGCTCGATCGAGTTCACCCGGCGGATCGACCAGGCTGCTGCGGCGATGTTCGCCCTCCAGCACGAAGTGCTGCCCGCTCAGGGGATTCCGGTCCAGGGCGTCGGGCGGCAGGCCTACCGGAGCTGATCCATGTCGAGCGCCCCCTCGAGCGTCAACGTGGCGATGATCGGAACCCGGTTCATGGGCCGAGCGCACGCCAACGCCTGGCGGCAAGTCCGGGCCTTCTGCTCACCGCCGGTGGACCCGGTGATGAAGGTCGTCTGCGGGCGGGATGCCGAGGCGACGGCGATCGCCGCGGACCGCTTCGGTTTCGCCGAGAGCGCGACGGATTGGCGTGAGATCGTCGCGCGGCCGGACATCGACGTCGTCGACATCTGCACGCCCGGCGACGCCCACGCGGAGATGGCGATCGCCGCGGCGGAGGCGGGCAAGGTCGTGTTCTGCGAAAAGCCCCTCGCCAATACGGTCGCCGAGGCCGAGTCCATGGTCGCTGCGGTGGAGCACGCCGGCGTACTCCACATGCTCTGCCACAACTACCGGCGTGCGCCGGCGGTCGCCCTCGCGAAGCGGATGATCGAGGCGGGAGAGATCGGGGAGATCCGCCAATTCCGGGGCGTCTATCTCCAGGACTGGATCGTCGATCCCGAGTTTCCCCGCGTCTGGCGCCTCGAGAAGGCGCGAGCGGGCAGCGGCGCCCTCGGCGACATCGCGAGTCATTCCCTCGATCTCGCGCGCTACCTGGTCGGCGAGATCGAGGAGGTTTCGGGGCTGCTCGAGACCTTCGTCGACGAGCGGCCCCTCGAAGACGGAAGCGGCCGCGGCGTCGTCGACGTGGACGACGCCGCGCTCACCCTCCTGCGCTTCGCGGGCGGCGCGATCGGCTCGGTCGAGGGGTCGCGCTTCTGTCCCGGTCGGAAGAACCACAACCGCTTCGAGATCAACGGCAGCCGGGGCAGCCTGGTCTTCGATCTCGAACGCATGAACGAGCTCGAGGTCTACACGGAAGACGGTCCGGACTCGGGCTTCCGGACGGTCCTGGCGACCGACGAGTCGCACCCCTACGTCGATGCCTGGTGGCCGCCCGGGCATATCCTGGGGTACGAGCATACCTTCACGCACACGGTGCTCGATCTGCTCCGCGCGATCGATGCGGATACGCTTCCTTCGCCGAACTTCCGGGACGGCGTGACGAACCAGCGCGTCCTGGACGCGATCGAGCGATCGAGCGCGAACCGCCGGTGGGAGAAGATCTGATGCGCGTCCGCGTTTCCCTCCTGACGCTCCTGCTCGCCGCCGCGATGGTGGTCGCTTCGGGCTGCGACTCCCTGCGCGTCTTCTTTCCCTCGTCGGACCACGACGAGCTGCCGCCGGCGCTCCCGGAGGATCTCGGGCACCCGGCGATGCTCGTGTTCAGCAAGACGAACGGATTCCGACACACGGAGGCGATCGACGCGGGCCTGCCCGTCCTCGAGGAGATCGCGAGGGCGCAGGGGCTCGACGTGTTCGCGACGGAGAACGGGGCGATCCACACGCCCGAACTGCTCGCGCGCTTCGACGTGATCGTCTGGTTCAACGTGAGCGGAGACGTGCTGTCCGAGGATCAGCGGGGGGCGCTGCTCGCCGCGATCGAGGCGGGCACTGGATTCTTCGGCATCCACGGCACCGGCGGCGACCCGAGCTACGAATGGCCCGAGCATCCCGGGACGCTCGTCCGCGCCCAGTTCATGGGGCACCCGATGGGCCCACAATTCCAGCAGGGCACGATCCGGGTCGAAGCGAGGGACCATCCCGTGATGGCGGGGATCGATCCGGCGTGGTCCCGCGTCGAGGAGTGGTACTCCTTCGAGAAGAGTCCGCGCGGGCCCGGAGTCGAGGTCCTCGCGACCCTCGACGAATCGACCTACGCGCCGCGCATGAAGATCGCGTTCATCGATCGCGACCTGCGGATGGGCGAAGACCATCCGATCGTCTGGAGCCACTGCATCGGTCGCGGACGCGCGGTCTACTCCGCCCTCGGTCACCAGGCCGAGGCGTATCGCGAGCCGCTCCACGTCCGGCTGCTGGAGCAGGCGATCGCATGGACGCGAAGCACGCCCCCGGAAGGCTGTCGGATCCCCGCGCCCTGATCCGCGGCGGCGCCCGACGCGCCGGTCGCCTCAGCCGAGCGTCGGGTAGTCCGTGTAGCCCTCGGGCCCCTCGCTGTAGAGCTGCTTCGGGTTGAAGCGGGAGAGCTCGGCGCCCGTCTTGAAACGCTCGACGAGATCCGGATTGCCGATGTACGCCCGGGCGAAGCTGATCGCGTCCGCCGAGCCGTCCTCGACGGCCTGTCTCGCTTCGGAGAGGTCGTAGCTGTCGTTCGCGATCAGCGCCTCGCCGAAGGCGTCGCCGGCGAGGGCAGCGTTGTCGATGTCCGGGGCGTTCGGGATCGAGTTCAGTCGGATCACGTGGCAGTAGGCGAGCCCCTTGCCGCGGAGCGCCCCGAGGAAGGCCCGGAACGTCTCGACCGGATCCTCGTCGACGAGGTCGTTGAAGGGATTGCCCGGGCAGATGCGGAAGCCGACGCGATCGGCGCCGTCGATGCTCGCCATCGCTTCGATCGCCTCGACGGCGAAGCGGATCCGGTTCTCGACCGCCCCGCCGTACGCGTCGTCACGCTGGTTCGGGCCCGTCGACAGGAACTGTGCCGGGAGGTAGCCGCTCGCGCAGTGGGCTTCGACGCCGTCGAAGCCCGCCTCGTAGGCGAGCTCGGTGGCGCGCGCGAACTCGGCGACGACGCCGGGGATCTCGTCGAGGGTGAGGGCGCGGGTCTCGGAGATCGGCTGCATGCCGGCGGTGTCCGTGAACATGTCGCCGCGGGCGCGGATGCCGGACGGCGAGACCAGCTCGGTACCCGGCTGCTTGTTGTCGAGGTGACCGACCCGGCCGCAATGCATGATCTGGGCGACGATCGTGCCGCCGGCCTCGTGGACGGCATCCGTGACCTGCTTCCATCCGGCGACGTGGGCGGCCGAGACGAGCCCGGGTGTCCGGCAGTAGCCCTTGCCGTCTTCGGACGGGTAGATGCCCTCCGAGACGATCAGGCCGGCGCTCGCGCGCTGGCGGTAGTATTCGGCCATCGCGTCCGTAGGCGTCCCGTCGTTCGTGGCCCGCGAGCGGGTCATCGGGGCCATCACGACGCGATTGGCCAGCTCGAGACGCCCGAGCTTCGTCGGCGAGAAGAGATCCGCCATCGTGCTAGCCCAGCAGCCGGGCGAGTTCCTGGAGGAGCGCTTCGTCGGGCCCGAGTCCGCCATCGGCGCGGAAAGCCTGGATGCAGACCTGGTTCGCGCCGGCGTCGAGATGCGCCTGCATGTGGGCCGCGATCTCGTCGGGCTCGCCCCAGCAGACGAGCGCATCGACGAGGGCATCGGAGCCGCCGGCGGCGAAGTCGGCATCCGTGAAGCCGAACTGCTTCAGATTGTTCTGGTAGTTGGGCAGCCCGATGTACATCTTGAGGTTGTTGCGGGCGATCTCGCGCGCCTTCGTCGCATCCGTCTCGTGGAGCACCATGTGCTCGGGGCAGAGCAGGGCGTCCGGTCCCATGACCTCCCGAGCGCGCTTCGTGTGCGCGGGGACCACGTTGTAGGGGTGGGCGCCCTGGGCCAGGGTCGCCGAGAGGCCGAGCATCTTGTCGCGCAGCGCACCGATCACGATCGGGGCGTCGACCTCGGGCTGCTTGCCCATGTAGAGCGCGCCGTCCATCGCCTCGAGGTACGCGCGCATCGTCGACACGGGCTTCTTGTACTCGTGTCCGCGCTGCCCGGAGACGAGGTGGGCGTGCGAGACGCCGAGGCCCAGGATGAACCGGTTGGGCGCCATCTCGGAGATCGTCTTCCAGATCGCCTTCATGCCCATGGGGTCGCGCGCGTAGATGTTCGCGATCCCCGTCGCGAAGATCATCCGCTCGGTCTTCGCCACCAGGTAGCCGATCAGCGAGAAGGGATCGCGGCCGACGGCCTCGGGGATCCAGAGTGCGCTGTAGCCCCAGTCCTCCGCGCGCTGCGCGAAATCTGCCGCTTCCTGAGCGGTCCAGTGGTCCAGCCAGCCCCAGACACCGATCTTGCCGAGCTCCATCGTTTCCGATCCTCCGAGAAAATATGCACGCTCCGGCCAGATCCGCGCCGGGCGGGCGAACCCTAGCGCGGGTTCGGAGCCCGATCCTGCGTCGGAGCGGGATCCGGGGCTCAAATCCCCGGGGCGTTCTGTCGATGAGGAGGCACTCCTTTCGGCCGGTGCACCCGCCAGTGCGATCCCCGGCCGTCGACATCGTGACGACGACGAGGATGCTCATGACCGCACGACGCAATCGATCCACCGCGCGCCCGATCCTGGGTGCGACCCTCTCGGCCCTGGCGAGCCTCGCCTTCGCGGCGTCCGCCCAGGCCTACCCGGGCGGGACGCCGGACTTCCAGACCGACGTGGGACCCTACTGCGCGGCCTGCCACGCCTCGACCGCCGAGACGGATCTCTCGGGGCTCGGGGACCGGGCCAAGGTCGAGCTCCCGGAGACGAAGCACTACGCCGCGATCCTGTCGGGCGCAGGCAACTACGCCGAGATTCCCGAGGCCGAGCGCGCCAAGCTCGTCGAGCTCCTCTCTGCCGTCGATCGCAACTCGACGATCGCCCTCGAGTTCCCGCCCTCGGTCGCGCCCGGGGAGACGTTCCAGGTCACCGTGAAGGTGACGGGGGGCGCGGGCCCGTCGGTCGGCATCGGACTCGTCGACCGCCCGCACCGCTTCTTCGCGAAGCCCGCCTCGGCCCTCGGTTGGGAGGTCGTCGGCGCACCCACGATCCTCGGACCCAAGGGCCCGCAGACGCAGTGGATCGAGCGCCGCCCGGAGCGCGAGGGACGGGACGTCACGTTCGTGAACGTCGACGGCGTCCAGTCGAGCGCGGACCAGGACAAGTGGTCGCGAGCGAAGGTGATCTTCACGCTGCGCGCGCCGGTCACCGAAGGCGACTACCCGCTCGTCGGGGCCTACTTCTACGGGACCGAGACCGGAACGGCGATGTCCACGCGGATGCACCCCGAATACGGCCCGCAGCCGATGGGTGGGGCGCTCGGCAAGTCCGGTCGCGTGAAGTTCTCGAAGGAGGCCGTGATCACGGTGAAGACCGAGGTCGCCGCGCCGGCGCCGGTCGCCGACATCGCGCCCTGAATCCGCAGTCCTCCGGTCGCGCTCCACGAGCGAGTGGGCGCGCCCCCGGAAGACCGAAGCGCCGCGTTCCGACCTCGTCGGACGCGGCGCTTCGTCGTTCGGGACCCGGTGCCTCCGTTCAAAGTGGTGGCGCCGCCCCGCGTCAGTGTCGCGGGAACTCGCCGGCGGCGAGCTTCGCGAGATAGCGGTCGAGCTCGGCCTTCACGATCGGGGCGAGCAGGACGACCCCGGCGATGTTCGGGAAGGCCATGCCGAGGATCATCAGGTCGCCGAAATCGAGCACGACGGTCGCGTTCCGGAAGACCACGCCTCCGAACGTGAACGCGAGGAAGAGCACCTGGTAGGCGAGGATCGAGTCGCTTCCGAAGAGGAACTTCCAGGATCGCTCGCCGTAGTAGCTCCATGAGATCATCGTGCTGAAGGCGAAGAGCACGGCGACGACGGTCAGGATCTTCGGGAACCAGGGAAAGACGGTCTCGAAGGCGGTGGCGGTCATCTCGATTCCTGCGCCGGCATTCGGATCGTTCCAGGTCCCGGTCACGACGATCACGAGCGCGGTCGTCGTACACACGAGCATCGTGTCGATGAAGGGCTCGAGCAGCGCGACCATGCCCTCGCGGATCGGCTCTTCGGTTCGCGCGGCCGAGTGGGCGATCGCGGCGGAGCCGACGCCCGCCTCATTCGAGAACCCGGCGCGTCGGAAGCCCTGGATCAGCGTGCCGACGAAGCCCCCGAGCCCGGCCTCGAAGCTGAACGCATCGCCGACGATCACGCCGATCGCGTGCGGAATCGACGAGGCGTGGGTCAGCAGGATCAGTAGTCCGCAGACCATGTAGAGCGCACACATGCCCGGAACGAGCACGGCGGCGACCTCGCCGATGCGCCGGATGCCGCCGATGATCACGAGGGCGACGAAGGCGACGAGCACGAGGCCGAACACGACCATGCCGATCGACGACGACAGGATCGGGATCTCCTGATGGACGAGCGCGTAGGCCTGATTCGCCTGGAACATGTTGCCGCCGCCGAAGCTCGCGCCGATGCACATCACGGCGAACACGACCGAGAGCACGCGTCCGAGTCCGGCGAGACCGCGCTCGGCCAGCCCGTCGCGCAGGTAGATCATCGGTCCGCCCGTCACGTGCCCCTGCGCGTCGATCGTCCGGTACTTCTGGC encodes:
- a CDS encoding alkene reductase — translated: MADLFSPTKLGRLELANRVVMAPMTRSRATNDGTPTDAMAEYYRQRASAGLIVSEGIYPSEDGKGYCRTPGLVSAAHVAGWKQVTDAVHEAGGTIVAQIMHCGRVGHLDNKQPGTELVSPSGIRARGDMFTDTAGMQPISETRALTLDEIPGVVAEFARATELAYEAGFDGVEAHCASGYLPAQFLSTGPNQRDDAYGGAVENRIRFAVEAIEAMASIDGADRVGFRICPGNPFNDLVDEDPVETFRAFLGALRGKGLAYCHVIRLNSIPNAPDIDNAALAGDAFGEALIANDSYDLSEARQAVEDGSADAISFARAYIGNPDLVERFKTGAELSRFNPKQLYSEGPEGYTDYPTLG
- a CDS encoding Gfo/Idh/MocA family oxidoreductase, which gives rise to MSSAPSSVNVAMIGTRFMGRAHANAWRQVRAFCSPPVDPVMKVVCGRDAEATAIAADRFGFAESATDWREIVARPDIDVVDICTPGDAHAEMAIAAAEAGKVVFCEKPLANTVAEAESMVAAVEHAGVLHMLCHNYRRAPAVALAKRMIEAGEIGEIRQFRGVYLQDWIVDPEFPRVWRLEKARAGSGALGDIASHSLDLARYLVGEIEEVSGLLETFVDERPLEDGSGRGVVDVDDAALTLLRFAGGAIGSVEGSRFCPGRKNHNRFEINGSRGSLVFDLERMNELEVYTEDGPDSGFRTVLATDESHPYVDAWWPPGHILGYEHTFTHTVLDLLRAIDADTLPSPNFRDGVTNQRVLDAIERSSANRRWEKI
- a CDS encoding LLM class flavin-dependent oxidoreductase; translated protein: MELGKIGVWGWLDHWTAQEAADFAQRAEDWGYSALWIPEAVGRDPFSLIGYLVAKTERMIFATGIANIYARDPMGMKAIWKTISEMAPNRFILGLGVSHAHLVSGQRGHEYKKPVSTMRAYLEAMDGALYMGKQPEVDAPIVIGALRDKMLGLSATLAQGAHPYNVVPAHTKRAREVMGPDALLCPEHMVLHETDATKAREIARNNLKMYIGLPNYQNNLKQFGFTDADFAAGGSDALVDALVCWGEPDEIAAHMQAHLDAGANQVCIQAFRADGGLGPDEALLQELARLLG
- a CDS encoding alanine:cation symporter family protein, whose product is MPNDAAPASESLFSLAETVFKEWVVDPISATIFFDLAFWDNAAGDSIQIPAVVAWLIAGALFFTVRFHFVNLRGFRHGVDCVRGVYSNPGESGEISHFQALSAALSATVGLGNIAGVAFAVGIGGPGAVLWMIVGGFLGMSSKFAECTLGQKYRTIDAQGHVTGGPMIYLRDGLAERGLAGLGRVLSVVFAVMCIGASFGGGNMFQANQAYALVHQEIPILSSSIGMVVFGLVLVAFVALVIIGGIRRIGEVAAVLVPGMCALYMVCGLLILLTHASSIPHAIGVIVGDAFSFEAGLGGFVGTLIQGFRRAGFSNEAGVGSAAIAHSAARTEEPIREGMVALLEPFIDTMLVCTTTALVIVVTGTWNDPNAGAGIEMTATAFETVFPWFPKILTVVAVLFAFSTMISWSYYGERSWKFLFGSDSILAYQVLFLAFTFGGVVFRNATVVLDFGDLMILGMAFPNIAGVVLLAPIVKAELDRYLAKLAAGEFPRH
- a CDS encoding ThuA domain-containing protein, which encodes MRVRVSLLTLLLAAAMVVASGCDSLRVFFPSSDHDELPPALPEDLGHPAMLVFSKTNGFRHTEAIDAGLPVLEEIARAQGLDVFATENGAIHTPELLARFDVIVWFNVSGDVLSEDQRGALLAAIEAGTGFFGIHGTGGDPSYEWPEHPGTLVRAQFMGHPMGPQFQQGTIRVEARDHPVMAGIDPAWSRVEEWYSFEKSPRGPGVEVLATLDESTYAPRMKIAFIDRDLRMGEDHPIVWSHCIGRGRAVYSALGHQAEAYREPLHVRLLEQAIAWTRSTPPEGCRIPAP
- a CDS encoding DUF3604 domain-containing protein encodes the protein MRRVALLLGVALGAALLIVFALGLFALSFVGDETDRASMLAILADPGDSAPPSFVPAESGERPYAITEAREPCDDYRPERRPLFGDLHVHTARSQDASTQDTRTSPADAYRFARGEAIGIQPYTDDGRPMRRVQLERPLDFAGVTDHAEQIGEVHICNTPGFEGYDSIPCRVYRAAPRVAFFWFNGTYSMGGTRWAFCGEDNVDCLAAAEVVWSEHRAAAEQAYDRSSSCAFTSLVAYEWTAAPKAAHLHRNVIFRNEFVPRVPVSTIETGPFAIELWRWLDEACRDGIPGCQAITIPHNTNWSGGTAFRSGIEIEREITAEEAPIRARYERLVEMMQHKGESECALFPGVTDEGCGFEKAANHMGAIAPIPMDYTRTALAHGLELEAELGVNPLAFGQIGSTDTHLGTPGLVAERGHPGHGGAGLPGNEVFDTPGPPDVLALNPGGLAVAWAEENTRDAVFSAFDRRETYATSGTRPTLRLFGGWDFQADLCEAPNLAAKGYARGVPMGSDLPTPPPGADAPRFLVAADRDAHESGADLDRIEIVKGWVADGATFETVLTVVGGDGDASVDTATCARTGSGRASLCTVWTDPDFDPDVRAFYYARLREVPSCRWTQWACVDARVDCDAGTVPAGYAYCCTDEVPQTIQERAWSSPIWYTPAAATADVALR
- a CDS encoding sugar phosphate isomerase/epimerase, with protein sequence MQVGVLTAALQELTPREKRDADPDLAVEEWLAFAAEVAADSIQLSSALHPDEADVPPEAMLDPVANTLDLRAPLDRSRADRILSAVRQTGVEIADVAFFDNMLHGDPATRRKKMDFMLRVFDAAVLLETPAVCGFVGRHPGRTIEQNLIDFEESFVPLLQEAKARGLVYRIEQCPMPGWTLDDSFHNNIAYTPAAWIELHRICERHGVGDPLRIHYDPSHAILMGQDTRAIFQYLKDEGYAFLIDGFHVKGQVVDPKGLAGWGYGGQTFGRGDHAGGEPSEDPADQVNAWKKQTAICEHELPGTARHDPLAYLTNRSVDWLDHQLAARELLELDFEKAPLIVEHEYGPARVQDREALAPILKGSIEFTRRIDQAAAAMFALQHEVLPAQGIPVQGVGRQAYRS